The following is a genomic window from Hallerella porci.
GCAATGGTTGCTTTCTTCGGAAGCGCTCCGCTAACGCAAAACGAAATGGTCAAATAAAAAAGAGAAGTCGAAAAGGCTTCTCTTTTTTGTTGCCGGAAATGGGTGCAAAAAAAATCCGGAAACGGGGGAGCCGTTTCCGGAAAATTTCAAGCGAAAAATCCGATTACTTGATCTTTGCGCCGCGTTCCAGACGGATTGTATAAGTCATCTGGTCTGCCACTTCGCTCGGACCCCAGTACTGAATCGGACCCGGATAAGAGTAGGATTCGGTCTTCGCCCATTCTTCGCGATTCTTCGCGAGATACTTGAATGGAGCTGCGTCGAGTTCGACGAGAGCCTTTTGAATCACCGGCTTGTCTTCGCCGTGACGACGTTCCATGTTCATCATCATCGTGATAGGAATGCCACCAGCAACCCACTTGTCTGCACCCTTTGTCAAGTCGCGGACAGAGCTCATGTAGCCGTTCATCTTGTTGTTTGCGAGAACTGCTGCGGTGTAACCGAGGCTGTAGCAGTAGTCAGCGTCGAAGTTCGACGGAGCAGCGCAACGGCCTTCGTAACCGAAGAAGTGGTTGAGGGCGCTGAACTTGCCCTTGAAATTCTTGCGGCTCTTGAGATCTTTCTTCACCATTTCGATGATGAGCTTTTCGGTTTCGATGAGAGAAACCTGCACGTTTCCGTGGCTGTCGCGTTCGAGCATCAACTGAGCTTGGACGAATGCCGGGAGGCTCACGAGCACTTCTGCAGAAGACTTCGAAACCCACTGGCTGAGCTTTTCGACTTTCGCAGCGGTGTCAAGACCTTCCACTTCGGCTTCGTGATGAGCGAGAGCTTCGGAAAGTTCCGAAATAAGAACGCCCACATCCGGGATGAATTCGAGAAGTCCTTCCGGAATGAGGCAAACGCCGAAGTTCTTGCCGGCAGCAGCACGAGCAGCGACGATGTCTGCAACGTACTTGATGACTTGTTTGAGCTTCATCTTCTTCGCCTTCACTTCTTCGGAAATGAGGGTGATGTTCGGATGAGTTTGGAGAGAAGCTTCGAGGGCGATGTGCGAAGCAGAACGACCCATGAGCTTGATGAAGTGCCAATACTTCTGAGCCGAGTTGGCATCGCGCATAATGTTGCCGATGAGTTCGGAGTAAGTCTTGACAGCGGTATCAAAACCGAAAGAAGTTTCGATGTATTCGTTCTTCAAGTCGCCATCGATTGTCTTCGGGCAACCGCAGACAACGCACTTGGCCTTTTGCGATTGGAAGTATTCGCCGAGAACGGCTGCGTTCGTGTTCGAGTCGTCACCGCCGATAATCACGATGGCGTCGAGTTTCTGGTCGTTGGCAACCTTCAAGCACTTCTGCCATTGTTCTTCGGTTTCGAGCTTGGTTCTGCCGGATTGAATAATGTCAAATCCGCCAGCGTTGCGGTAAGCGTCCATTTTCTTTGCATCGATCACGATGAACTTACCATTTTCAAGACCCGAAGGACCGCCGAGGAATCCGAGGAGTTTGCTGTTCTTGTGAATGCTCTTGATACCGTCGAAGATACCAGCGATCACATTGTGACCACCCGGAGCCTGACCGCCGGAAAGAACAACGCCCACATTGATAGGCTTTGCTGCGCCAGCTGCTTTTCCAGCCTTGAACGATACATACGGAGCACCGTAAGTGTTCGGGAAAAGAGCTTTGATTTTCTTCTGGTCGCGAACGGATTCGGTGGGCTTGCCCTTGTTGAGCTTCACATTGAGCGCACCTTCGCGGAGAGCGACTGGAAGTTTCGGCTGGTAAGCCTTGCGAGCTTTGCCGAGAACAGACAGATTGTCGGACATAATGTACCTCTAGGTTGATAACAAAAATCGCCCCAAAAATAGAATAATCAGCGGATAAATTTTTGAAAACGAAAATGAAAATCTGCAAAAAAATGGATGCAGAATGCGGAGAAAATTTTTTTAGAAAAATGGAAAATAAAAAAGCACCGCGTTTGCAGTGCTTTGAATTTTATGGTTGCGGCGTTATTCTCCGGCGCGAATTTTATTGAGAGCGCTTCCGGCTTTGAACCATTCCCATTGTTGATGATTATAGGTTTGACTCAAATCGGCTGATTCTTCGGAACCATCTGCGTGATGAATCACCAAAGTGAAATGAGAGCCCGGTGCGAAATTCGTGAGACCGTTAATGTCGAAGTAATCGCCTTCGCGAACCTTATCGTAATCCGCGGGATTTGTAAAGGTGAGCGCAAGCATTCCTTGCTTCTTCAAATTGGTTTCATGAATACGCGCGAAGCTTTTTACGATGACCGCTTTCACGCCGAGGAATCTCGGTTCCATTGCGGCGTGTTCACGGCTTGAACCTTCGCCGTAGTTTTCATCGCCGATGACGATTGAGCCAATTCCTGCGTCGCGGTATTTGCGGGCGAGCGCCGGGACTTCGTAATAGCCACCGTCATTGCCTTTGACTTGATTCGTTTGGCCGTTAAAGGCGTTGACCGCTCCGATGAGCATATTGTTGGAAATATTTTCCAAGTGCCCGCGGAATTTGAGCCAAGGTCCCGCCATCGAAATATGGTCCGTGGTGCATTTGCCTTTGGCTTTGATCAAAAGCGGAGCG
Proteins encoded in this region:
- a CDS encoding diphosphate--fructose-6-phosphate 1-phosphotransferase, with the translated sequence MSDNLSVLGKARKAYQPKLPVALREGALNVKLNKGKPTESVRDQKKIKALFPNTYGAPYVSFKAGKAAGAAKPINVGVVLSGGQAPGGHNVIAGIFDGIKSIHKNSKLLGFLGGPSGLENGKFIVIDAKKMDAYRNAGGFDIIQSGRTKLETEEQWQKCLKVANDQKLDAIVIIGGDDSNTNAAVLGEYFQSQKAKCVVCGCPKTIDGDLKNEYIETSFGFDTAVKTYSELIGNIMRDANSAQKYWHFIKLMGRSASHIALEASLQTHPNITLISEEVKAKKMKLKQVIKYVADIVAARAAAGKNFGVCLIPEGLLEFIPDVGVLISELSEALAHHEAEVEGLDTAAKVEKLSQWVSKSSAEVLVSLPAFVQAQLMLERDSHGNVQVSLIETEKLIIEMVKKDLKSRKNFKGKFSALNHFFGYEGRCAAPSNFDADYCYSLGYTAAVLANNKMNGYMSSVRDLTKGADKWVAGGIPITMMMNMERRHGEDKPVIQKALVELDAAPFKYLAKNREEWAKTESYSYPGPIQYWGPSEVADQMTYTIRLERGAKIK